In one Oryza glaberrima chromosome 2, OglaRS2, whole genome shotgun sequence genomic region, the following are encoded:
- the LOC127763989 gene encoding uncharacterized protein Os02g0798501-like, producing MAQNKTIAVALLLATLVAVMAEVPPTGDTLEEAIRSGCKEDCSDLKKKAPIDEKQCVDFCFIKTKYMLDAHKEVTHPTADRYRDFCNKGCNTEYKEDPATSKKCAESCDVDAKELAEFFANLRPSDLFKQ from the coding sequence ATGGCCCAGAACAAGACCATTGCGGTGGCCCTGCTCCTTGCCACCCTTGTGGCGGTCATGGCAGAGGTGCCACCCACGGGAGATACGCTAGAGGAGGCAATACGATCCGGGTGCAAAGAGGATTGTAGTGATCTGAAAAAGAAAGCCCCCATCGACGAGAAACAATGTGTAGACTTCTGCTTCATCAAGACCAAGTATATGCTTGATGCCCATAAGGAAGTGACTCATCCCACCGCGGATAGATACAGAGATTTTTGCAACAAAGGGTGCAATACAGAATATAAGGAGGATCCCGCCACAAGCAAGAAGTGTGCAGAAAGTTGCGACGTTGATGCTAAGGAGCTCGCGGAATTTTTTGCGAACCTCCGCCCTTCAGATTTATTCAAACAATGA
- the LOC127763986 gene encoding uncharacterized protein Os02g0798501-like: MAQNKTIAVALLLATLVAVMAEVPPTGDTLEEAIRSGCKEDCSDLKKKAPIEEKQCVDFCFIKTKYMLDAHKEVTHPTADRYRDFCNKGCNTEYKEDPATSKKCAESCDVDAKELAEFFANLRPSDLFKQ; the protein is encoded by the coding sequence ATGGCCCAGAACAAGACCATTGCGGTGGCCCTGCTCCTTGCCACCCTTGTGGCGGTCATGGCAGAGGTGCCACCCACGGGAGATACGCTAGAGGAGGCAATACGATCCGGGTGCAAAGAGGATTGTAGTGATCTAAAAAAGAAAGCCCCCATCGAGGAGAAACAATGTGTAGACTTCTGCTTCATCAAGACCAAGTATATGCTTGATGCCCATAAGGAAGTGACTCATCCCACCGCGGATAGATACAGAGATTTTTGCAACAAAGGGTGCAATACAGAATATAAGGAGGATCCCGCCACAAGCAAGAAGTGTGCAGAAAGTTGCGACGTTGATGCTAAGGAGCTCGCGGAATTTTTTGCGAACCTCCGCCCTTCAGATTTATTCAAACAATGA
- the LOC127761818 gene encoding uncharacterized protein LOC127761818 isoform X2 yields the protein MGLICPRAELLDRAVHPGQHVSADAKTVEHIYLVLIFVCIHGVRFISIFALHLHGIRMRSIERRKMVVDHGAASRNIQECSGAYVGLNLKSLNFGHSLLLNHCNLYLVT from the exons ATGGGTTTAATTTGTCCTAGAGCAGAGCTGCTGGATCGTGCAGTTCACCCTG GTCAGCATGTCTCAGCAGATGCAAAGACAGTGGAACATATTTATTTG GTGCTAATTTTTGTTTGCATCCATGGAGTTAGGTTTATATCTATTTTCGCATTGCATTTACATGGAATTAGAATGAGGAGTAttgaaagaagaaagatggtggTGGATCATGGGGCAGCGTCGAGGAACATACAG GAATGTTCTGGGGCATATGTTGGTCTGAACTTGAAAAGTTTGAACTTTGGTCACTCATTGCTTCTGAACCACTGCAACCTCTACTTAGTGACTTAA
- the LOC127761818 gene encoding uncharacterized protein LOC127761818 isoform X1: protein MRLHCVAGKHVAGRRGASSRGPGQHVSADAKTVEHIYLVLIFVCIHGVRFISIFALHLHGIRMRSIERRKMVVDHGAASRNIQECSGAYVGLNLKSLNFGHSLLLNHCNLYLVT, encoded by the exons ATGCGGCTGCACTGTGTGGCTGGCAAGCACGTGGCCGGGCGCCGAGGAGCAAGCAGCCGCGGCCCAG GTCAGCATGTCTCAGCAGATGCAAAGACAGTGGAACATATTTATTTG GTGCTAATTTTTGTTTGCATCCATGGAGTTAGGTTTATATCTATTTTCGCATTGCATTTACATGGAATTAGAATGAGGAGTAttgaaagaagaaagatggtggTGGATCATGGGGCAGCGTCGAGGAACATACAG GAATGTTCTGGGGCATATGTTGGTCTGAACTTGAAAAGTTTGAACTTTGGTCACTCATTGCTTCTGAACCACTGCAACCTCTACTTAGTGACTTAA
- the LOC127761819 gene encoding uncharacterized protein LOC127761819 translates to MDSKKVAYAVFIVVLLMMEVSAAAAAGGSGRGTGGTGDRVNDEEKFLLGHLSKKIVKYIASHFPGHIKDCVNHVENQCGWAPAPGCLKEALATCAK, encoded by the exons ATGGACTCAAAGAAGGTCGCGTATGCTGTTTTTATCGTCGTCCTCCTAATGATGGAGgtatccgccgccgctgccgctggagGCAGCGGCCGTGGGACTGGTGGTACAG GTGATCGCGTCAACGATGAAGAGAAATTTCTCTTGGGCCACCTGAgcaaaaaaatagtaaaatacaTAGCCAGTCACTTCCCAGGTCACATTAAAGATTGCGTCAACCACGTCGAAAACCAGTGTGGCTGGGCTCCGGCGCCTGGATGCCTGAAAGAGGCATTAGCCACATGCGCCAAATAA
- the LOC127761818 gene encoding uncharacterized protein LOC127761818 isoform X3 yields MRLHCVAGKHVAGRRGASSRGPGQHVSADAKTVEHIYLVLIFVCIHGVRFISIFALHLHGIRMRSIERRKMVVDHGAASRNIQVSTIFNQTKWIFLAS; encoded by the exons ATGCGGCTGCACTGTGTGGCTGGCAAGCACGTGGCCGGGCGCCGAGGAGCAAGCAGCCGCGGCCCAG GTCAGCATGTCTCAGCAGATGCAAAGACAGTGGAACATATTTATTTG GTGCTAATTTTTGTTTGCATCCATGGAGTTAGGTTTATATCTATTTTCGCATTGCATTTACATGGAATTAGAATGAGGAGTAttgaaagaagaaagatggtggTGGATCATGGGGCAGCGTCGAGGAACATACAG GTGTCAACGATCTTTAATCAAACAAAGTGGATTTTTCTTGCTAGCTAA